One Onychomys torridus unplaced genomic scaffold, mOncTor1.1, whole genome shotgun sequence DNA segment encodes these proteins:
- the LOC118575563 gene encoding vomeronasal type-1 receptor 2-like: MDLWNLAIRIIFLSQTTTGILGNLSLMFYYVVLYYRERKLKPTDLIIMHLMASNALVILSAGVPHTMAVWGLKQFLNDFGCQLLLYIQRFGRSVSIGTICLLSVFQAITINPWGFCWKDHKFKAAKYIGCSIDLLWVFYMLINFIFFVYPFIERNSKNATRKYNFGYCSIVGSGEISGSLYVALFVFPEILFSVMITWSSSSMIVILYRHKQSVQHIRTSTAFSRTSPESRATQNILALVATFLFFYTLSSILKGCITFLYNQNWWLVNITRITSLCFPSFGPFVLMKHYSILSRFSLIGMRNKTS; this comes from the coding sequence ATGGATTTATGGAATCTGGCaattagaattattttcttatcACAAACTACcactggaattctgggaaatctCTCACTTATGTTCTACTATGTAGTCCTTTACTACAGAGAACGTAAACTAAAGCCGACAGATTTGATTATCATGCACCTAATGGCATCCAATGCCTTGGTCATTCTCTCTGCAGGAGTGCCCCACACAATGGCAGTTTGGGGATTGAAGCAATTCCTGAATGATTTCGGATGCCAGCTCCTATTGTACATTCAAAGATTTGGGCGAAGTGTGTCCATTGGCACCATTTGCCTCCTTAGTGTCTTCCAAGCCATCACAATCAATCCATGGGGATTCTGTTGGAAAGATCATAAATTCAAAGCTGCAAAGTACATTGGATGCTCCATTGACCTTCTCTGGGTCTTTTACATGTtgataaatttcattttctttgtgtatcctttcATTGAAAGGAATAGTAAAAATGCCACAAGAAAATACAATTTTGGATACTGCTCAATTGTAGGGAGTGGTGAAATCAGTGGCTCACTCTATGTAGCattgtttgtgtttcctgaaatCCTTTTTTCTGTGATGATCACCTGGTCCAGCAGCTCCATGATTGTCATCCTGTATAGACACAAGCAAAGTGTCCAACACATCCGCACCAGTACTGCTTTTAGCAGAACCTCTCCTGAGTCCAGAGCTACCCAGAACATTCTGGCATTGGTGgctacctttctgtttttttatacCCTCTCCTCCATCCTAAAAGGCTGCATTACTTTTTTGTATAACCAAAATTGGTGGCTTGTGAATATCACCCGCATCACTTCTCTATGTTTTCCATCTTTTGGACCCTTTGTTCTTATGAAACATTATTCCATTCTGTCCAGATTCAGTTTGATTGGGATGAGGAATAAAACCTCTTAA